The Canis lupus baileyi chromosome 11, mCanLup2.hap1, whole genome shotgun sequence genome includes a window with the following:
- the MAFF gene encoding transcription factor MafF isoform X2 codes for MSVDPLSSKALKIKRELSENTPHLSDEALMGLSVRELNRHLRGLSAEEVTRLKQRRRTLKNRGYAASCRVKRVCQKEELQKQKSELEREVDKLARENAAMRLELDALRGKCEALQGFARSVAARGPAALVAPASVITIVKSAPGPGSGPAPAPAPGPGPAPAACS; via the exons CCTTATCCAGCAAAGCCCTGAAG ATCAAGCGTGAGCTGAGCGAGAACACGCCGCACCTGTCGGACGAGGCGCTGATGGGGCTGTCGGTGCGCGAGCTGAACCGGCACCTGCGCGGGCTCTCGGCCGAGGAGGTGACGCGGCTCAAGCAGCGGCGCCGCACGCTCAAGAACCGCGGCTACGCGGCCAGCTGCCGCGTGAAGCGCGTGTGCcagaaggaggagctgcagaaGCAGAAGTCGGAGCTGGAGCGCGAGGTGGACAAGCTGGCGCGCGAGAACGCAGCCATGCGCCTGGAGCTCGACGCGCTGCGCGGCAAGTGCGAGGCGCTGCAGGGCTTCGCGCGCTCCGTGGCCGCCCGCGGGCCCGCAGCCCTCGTGGCGCCCGCGAGCGTCATCACCATCGTCAAGTCGGCCCCCGGGCCCGggtcgggccccgcccccgcccccgcccccgggcccggccccgcccccgccgcctgcTCCTAg